From a region of the Tursiops truncatus isolate mTurTru1 chromosome 2, mTurTru1.mat.Y, whole genome shotgun sequence genome:
- the PIGBOS1 gene encoding protein PIGBOS1 produces the protein MFGRLTFPQLLFATILGIAGGIYIYQPVFEQYSRDQKELKEKLKLVQDSEEKKS, from the coding sequence ATGTTTGGAAGATTGACTTTTCCACAACTGCTTTTTGCTACCATCCTTGGAATTGCTGGaggaatatatatttatcaacCAGTATTTGAACAGTATTCCAGAGATCagaaggaattaaaagaaaagttgaaattGGTGCAAGactcagaagagaagaaaagttaA
- the PIGB gene encoding GPI mannosyltransferase 3 yields the protein MEREGGGGSLFFRGLQNRPHEKMKLRTRKSTLYLSQQKSTGHGGDLLGENIYLVLFTIALRICNCFLVQTSFVPDEYWQSLEVAHHMVFNYGYLTWEWRERLRGYTYPLIFASIYKILHLLGKDSVQLLIWIPRLAQALLSAIADLRLYSLMKQLENQQVARWVFFCQLCSWFTWYCCTRTLTNTMETVLTITALFYYPLEGSKFMNSVKYSSLVALAFIIRPTAVILWIPLLFRHFWQEQRKLDLILHQFLPVGFVTLSFSLIIDRIFFGQWTLVQYNFLKFNVLQNVGSFYGSHPWHWYFSQGFPAVLGTHLPFFIHGCLLAPKRYRIFLVTVLWTLLVYSMLSHKEFRFIYPVLPFCMVFCGYSLNNLKLWKKPALSFLFLSNMFFALYTGLVHQRGTLDVMTNIQELCYNNTNISSASVLMMMPCHSTPYYSHVHHPLPMRFLQCPPDLTGKSDYLVEADIFYLNPLKWLYREFQNDSTLPTHLIIFSILEEEINPFLISNKYERTAVFFHTHFPERRTGSHIYVYERKLKGKLNQT from the exons ATGGAGCGAgagggcggcggcggcagccTCTTTTTCCGTGGTCTCCAGAACCGCCCCCACGAGAAGATGAAGCTGAGAACGAGAAAGTCCACCTTGTACCTCAGCCAGCAGAAGAGCACTGGGCACGGCGGAG atcttctTGGTGAAAACATTTATCTGGTCTTGTTTACCATAGCATTACGAATATGTAACTGCTTTTTAGTCCAAACAAGTTTTGTTCCAGATGAATATTGGCAGTCTCTTGAAGTTGCACATCACATGGTTTTC AATTATGGTTATTTGACTTGGGAATGGAGAGAAAGATTGAGGGGTTACACTTACCCCTTAATCTTTGCAAGCATATACAAGATTCTGCACCTTTTGGGGAAAGATAGTGTTCAGTTGCTG ATTTGGATTCCTAGACTTGCCCAAGCACTTCTGTCTGCTATAGCAGACTTGAGGCTTTACTCATTAATGAAGCAACTAGAAAATCAGCAAGTGGCAAGATGGGTG TTTTTTTGCCAGTTATGCTCTTGGTTCACGTGGTATTGCTGTACCAGAACTCTTACAAACACCATGGAAACTGTTCTCACTATAACTGCTCTTTTCTACTATCCTTTGGAAGGTTCAAAGTTTATGAACAG TGTCAAGTACTCATCCCTGGTGGCACTTGCCTTTATAATTCGTCCCACAGCTGTTATTCTGTGGATACCTTTGCTGTTCAGACATTTCTGGCAAGAACAGAGAAAGCTTGATCTTATTCTACATCAGTTTTTACCTGTAGG atttgtCACTTTGAGTTTCTCTCTGATAATTGATCGTATTTTTTTTGGTCAA TGGACTCTGGttcaatataattttttgaaatttaacgTGCTGCAGAATGTGGGATCATTTTATGGTTCTCATCCATGGCACTGGTACTTCAGTCAAGGATTTCCAGCTGTCCTGGGTACTCACTTACCCTTCTTTATTCATGGCTGCCTTCTAGCCCCAAAGAGGTACAGGATATTTTTGGTGACTGTGCTGTGGACACTGCTAGTTTAtag CATGTTGAGCCACAAAGAATTCAGATTTATCTATCCAGTTTTACCATTTTGTATGGTGTTCTGTG GATACTCCCTAAACAACCTGAAATTGTGGAAGAAACCAGCTTTAAGTTTCCTGTTTCTATCAAATATGTTCTTTGCCCTCTATACTGGTTTAGTTCATCAACGAGGTACTCTTGATGTCATGACTAATATTCAAGAACTCTGTTACAACAATACAAATATATCTTCAGCTTCAGTACTTATGATGATGCCTTGTCACTCTACTCCTTATTATAG CCATGTCCATCACCCACTTCCAATGAGATTTCTCCAGTGTCCCCCAGACCTGACTGGAAAAAGTGATTATCTTGTTGAAGCAGATATATTTTATCTAAATCCCTTAAAGTGGTTGTATAGAGAGTTTCAAAATGATTCAACACTGCCTACTCACTTGATCATCTTCAGCATCTTGGAGGAG GAAATAAATCCTTTCCTAATTTCAAACAAGTATGAGAGAACTGCTGTTTTCTTCCACACTCACTTTCCGGAGCGTCGAACTGGAAGTCACATATACGTCTATGAACGGAAGTTAAAAGGGAAACTCAACCAAACATGA